The following are encoded in a window of Streptomyces sp. 11x1 genomic DNA:
- the amaP gene encoding alkaline shock response membrane anchor protein AmaP produces the protein MLKTVNRVLLGLLGLGLFALGGGVLLGGLDLQRHWDFGMPGWWPFRGPADVVLGVEGRTRWREEGWWWPTVIAVLAVLLVLLLWWLLAQRGQRLGQVLVASEDGEVSRLNGRTLEDVIEEEAQALDGVSRAQVRLAGRRTAPTARVRLMLEPQADPALTLGRLSRETLADARDAAGLDRLPSKVRLREVRHRARRAA, from the coding sequence ATGCTCAAGACGGTGAACCGGGTGCTGCTGGGGCTTCTCGGCCTCGGACTGTTCGCCCTGGGCGGCGGCGTACTGCTGGGCGGCCTTGACCTGCAGCGCCACTGGGACTTCGGGATGCCGGGCTGGTGGCCCTTCCGCGGGCCGGCCGACGTGGTGCTGGGCGTCGAGGGACGCACCCGGTGGCGGGAGGAGGGCTGGTGGTGGCCGACCGTCATCGCGGTGCTCGCCGTGCTGCTGGTCCTGCTGCTGTGGTGGCTCCTCGCGCAACGCGGACAACGCCTGGGCCAGGTCCTCGTCGCCAGCGAGGACGGCGAGGTGTCCCGGCTCAACGGCCGCACCCTGGAGGATGTCATCGAGGAGGAGGCGCAAGCCCTGGACGGGGTCTCGCGGGCCCAGGTACGGCTGGCGGGCCGACGCACCGCTCCCACCGCGCGCGTACGGCTGATGCTGGAGCCCCAGGCCGATCCAGCGCTGACCCTGGGGCGACTGAGCCGGGAAACGCTCGCAGACGCACGGGACGCGGCCGGCCTGGACCGCCTCCCCTCGAAGGTCCGACTCCGGGAAGTCCGCCACCGCGCCCGACGCGCTGCCTGA
- a CDS encoding DUF6286 domain-containing protein: protein MSANTWRQPTGDSGPPSDSGPPAPPADGSTAPSADGSPGPDEKTGADMTAAGDGAVADGTAAGDGAGRRPPRRFWSTRRLPAALVALVSAAAVGLLLYDVVAVRAGRTAMSWRRRLADELATRPLDDTWMIVGAAVAMALGLWLFLLAVTPGLRRLLPMRRPTGIPRTEEIRAGLDRRAAALILRDRAMRVAGVRSVQVAVGRRKVKARARAHFRELGEVRRDLEATLGETMTSLRLARRPVLTVRVRRPKKD from the coding sequence ATGAGCGCGAACACCTGGCGGCAGCCGACCGGCGACAGCGGCCCTCCCTCCGATTCCGGACCACCCGCTCCGCCTGCCGACGGATCGACGGCTCCGTCCGCCGACGGCAGTCCGGGGCCGGACGAGAAGACGGGCGCGGACATGACGGCGGCGGGGGACGGAGCAGTCGCGGATGGGACGGCTGCGGGGGACGGGGCAGGGCGCCGGCCGCCGCGCCGCTTCTGGTCGACGCGGCGGCTCCCCGCCGCCCTGGTGGCCCTGGTGTCCGCCGCGGCCGTCGGGCTGCTCCTGTACGACGTGGTCGCGGTGCGGGCGGGCCGGACCGCGATGAGCTGGCGACGGCGCCTCGCCGACGAGCTGGCCACCCGGCCCCTGGACGACACCTGGATGATCGTCGGGGCCGCCGTGGCGATGGCCCTCGGCCTGTGGCTCTTCCTCCTGGCGGTGACGCCGGGGCTGCGCAGGCTGCTGCCCATGCGCAGGCCCACCGGTATCCCTCGGACGGAGGAGATCCGCGCCGGACTCGACCGACGCGCGGCCGCCCTGATTCTGCGTGACCGGGCCATGCGGGTAGCCGGTGTCCGGTCGGTGCAGGTCGCTGTCGGCCGCCGCAAGGTCAAGGCCCGGGCGCGGGCACATTTCCGTGAACTCGGGGAGGTCCGCAGAGACCTGGAAGCCACCCTCGGGGAAACCATGACGTCCTTGCGTCTCGCCCGGCGCCCCGTGCTGACCGTGCGCGTCCGGCGCCCGAAGAAGGACTGA
- a CDS encoding Asp23/Gls24 family envelope stress response protein, giving the protein MTGEAGPRPGVPRRERGAITVADRVVAKTAARVAREALSRFTESTGHVPPDRRTPHVTAYVRRAPERDTGGRDMEPAAGRQAALGGAQVHITVELGYPSDIGAQCAAVRREVTERLRTWAGMEVSGLVVSVERLHSVHARHSGLERVR; this is encoded by the coding sequence GTGACCGGTGAGGCAGGCCCGCGTCCAGGCGTCCCCCGCAGGGAGCGCGGCGCGATCACCGTCGCCGACCGGGTCGTGGCGAAGACCGCTGCCCGGGTCGCGCGCGAGGCGCTGAGCCGGTTCACCGAGTCGACCGGCCACGTACCACCCGACCGCCGGACACCGCACGTGACCGCATACGTGCGACGGGCCCCGGAGCGGGACACCGGGGGGCGGGACATGGAACCCGCTGCCGGACGGCAGGCGGCGCTCGGCGGGGCACAGGTGCACATCACCGTCGAACTCGGCTATCCGTCCGACATCGGGGCACAGTGCGCCGCGGTGCGCCGGGAGGTCACCGAACGGCTCAGGACCTGGGCCGGCATGGAGGTGTCCGGCCTGGTGGTGTCGGTCGAGAGGCTGCACTCGGTGCATGCGCGGCACTCGGGCCTGGAGAGGGTGAGATGA
- a CDS encoding Asp23/Gls24 family envelope stress response protein, whose amino-acid sequence MTENTGVGHGGAPGSRGRTSIADVVVEKIAGTAARDVPGVHALGSGFARSMGSMRERMPGAGSGKSVTRGVEVEVGEQQAAVDLEIVVDYGVSITDVAGDVRENVISAVERMAGREVVEVNITVSDVKLPDEEDEEAERQRVQ is encoded by the coding sequence ATGACTGAGAACACCGGCGTAGGACACGGTGGTGCGCCCGGTTCTCGCGGTCGGACATCCATCGCCGACGTGGTCGTGGAGAAGATCGCCGGAACGGCGGCACGGGACGTGCCCGGTGTCCATGCCCTGGGCAGCGGCTTCGCGCGCTCGATGGGGTCCATGCGGGAGCGGATGCCTGGTGCCGGCAGTGGCAAGTCCGTCACCCGCGGGGTCGAGGTCGAGGTCGGCGAGCAACAGGCGGCCGTCGACCTGGAGATCGTCGTCGACTACGGCGTCTCGATCACGGATGTCGCCGGTGACGTGCGGGAGAACGTGATCTCCGCGGTGGAGCGGATGGCGGGTCGGGAAGTCGTGGAAGTCAACATCACGGTCAGCGACGTGAAGCTGCCGGACGAGGAGGACGAAGAAGCAGAGCGGCAGCGGGTCCAGTAG